From Coccinella septempunctata chromosome 4, icCocSept1.1, whole genome shotgun sequence, a single genomic window includes:
- the LOC123310816 gene encoding integral membrane protein 2C yields the protein MTILITPFSDKKGDKLIVPLVSADQLALSTEAAKKEAEAQNGNIVFLNARARRVSNSTVLGLLFAALIVVSIGIISGLYFYRQFIHQKFIHRQYINIPRYNGTLRIGSQNAYVSDSELPFYQKLIGDRFSNNELQEALEIDLVNDFEKIDVPDFSDGRKGRFIHDFNSNTTGIIDVTARRCFVMPLNRGHVLPPKTLYDLIVKMWDGYYKVDTQVVKETMHVVLPPIKDTKSIGNYIAEECEGMPIYKLEKYVGRVVKRSAELKSEAKFAQFSGKGITEIDIVNFSDVEKFEKGGL from the exons ATGACTATATTAATTACACCGTTTAGTGATAAGAAAGGAGATAAACTTATTGTGCCACTGGTTTCTGCTGATCAATTGGCACTAAGTACAGAG gcTGCCAAAAAAGAAGCTGAGGCCCAGAATGGCAACATTGTTTTCCTGAATGCTAGAGCTCGCCGAGTTTCAAACTCGACTGTGTTGGGCCTGTTGTTTGCTGCTTTGATCGTTGTGAGCATTGGCATCATCAGTGGCTTGTATTTCTATCGACAGTTCATTCATCAAAAGTTCATTCATCGACAGTATATCAACATCCCACGATATAATGGAACTCTTAGAATTGGAAGCCAAAA CGCCTACGTCTCAGATTCAGAACTCCCCTTCTATCAAAAGCTGATTGGAGACCGTTTTTCCAACAATGAACTTCAAGAGGCTTTGGAAATCGATTTGGTCAATGATTTCGAGAAAATCGATGTTCCCGACTTCAGCGATGGCCGGAAAGGACGCTTCATTCACGATTTCAACTCTAATACTACAGGTATCATAGATGTTACTGCTCGAAGGTGTTTCGTGATGCCCTTAAACAGAGGACATGTTCTACCGCCAAAAACTTTATATGATCTGATTGTGAAGATGTGGGATGGATACTACAAAGTTGATACTCAAGTTGTGAAAGAGACCATGCATGTTGTTTTGCCCCCAATTAAGGATACAAAGAGCATTGGCAACTACATCGCAGAGGAGTGTGAGGGTATGCCGATTTACAAATTGGAGAAGTATGTTGGAAGAG TGGTGAAGAGGTCGGCCGAATTGAAATCAGAAGCAAAGTTTGCCCAATTCTCTGGTAAGGGAATAACCGAAATTGACATTGTCAATTTCAGCgatgttgaaaaattcgaaaaaggtGGACTTTAA
- the LOC123311966 gene encoding probable pseudouridine-5'-phosphatase isoform X1 has protein sequence MPCSQSCTKHKSKFKKVTTIIFDMDGTLLDTEILYTKAYENILLREFKIKMPKDFKSKIMGLNTDKVNEKFIETFKLPITAEKFQEIKDKELNALLSKNEKMPGAKKLVEHLHKKNIPIAVATSSGQQSFDLKTQNHKEFFKLFNHIVLGSSDPEVKKGKPAPDIFLVCASRFPNKPKPEDCLVFEDSPNGVQGAKAAGMQVVMVPDPNLDKEQTKDATLVLKSLEEFKPEAFGLASF, from the exons ATGCCTTGCTCACAGTCTTGCACGAAACATAAATCTAAGTTTAAAAAAGTCACAACAATCATCTTTGATATGGATGGTACCCTATTGG ACACAGAAATTTTATATACAAAAGCTTACGAGAACATTTTACTGAGAGAATTCAAGATCAAAATGCCGAAAGATTTCAAATCTAAAATAATGGGACTCAATACAGACAAAGTCAACGAGAaattcattgaaactttcaaacTTCCTATCACGGctgaaaagtttcaggaaatcaaAGATAAGGAACTGAACGCCCTCCTTAGCAAGAATGAGAAGATGCCAG GAGCTAAAAAACTAGTGGAACATTTGCACAAGAAAAATATACCTATAGCAGTGGCAACATCTTCTGGACAGCAGAGCTTCGACCTGAAAACTCAGAATCACAAGGAATTTTTCAAACTATTCAATCATATAGTTCTTGGCAGTTCTGATCCTGAAGTCAAGAAGGGAAAACCAGCTCCGGATATTTTTTTGGTGTGTGCCTCTCGTTTTCCCAACAAACCAAAACCCGAAGATTGTTTAGTTTTTGAAGATTCGCCCAATGGCGTACAGGGGGCAAAAGCTGCTGGAATGCAAGTGGTGATGGTGCCTGATCCAAATTTGGACAAAGAGCAGACCAAAGACGCTACATTAGTACTCAAGTCTTTGGAAGAATTCAAACCAGAGGCTTTTGGGTTGGCCTCCTTTTAA
- the LOC123310817 gene encoding platelet-activating factor acetylhydrolase IB subunit beta homolog: MNPCKIPTAVEDTEGDNRWISIHNRFLSETREKDADVIFIGDSVIQALQHCEAWNELFAPLHCLNFAIHRDKIENVLWRLKNGELDHIKPKVVVLHVGTNNHRNSADEICEGILELIEIIREKLPDVYVVVPTLLPRGQYPNLIRDKLNKVNDLLREKLLCKPKIEFIRIDGGFVLPDGSISHHDMYDYLLLTNSGCRKAFRPVHELLVQLLNEGELEKDLSPSE, encoded by the exons ATGAATCCTTGCAAAATACCAACTGCCGTAGAAGATACTGAGGGGGATAATAGATGGATAAGTATT CACAATCGTTTCCTCTCAGAAACAAGGGAAAAGGATGCTGACGTTATTTTTATAGGCGATTCAGTAATACAGGCTCTACAGCATTGTGAAGCTTGGAACGAATTATTTGCCCCTTTGCATTGTTTGAATTTTGCTATTCACAGGGATAAAATAGAAAATGTTTTGTGGCGTTTGAAGAATGGGGAATTAGACCACATCAAGCCCAAG GTGGTTGTTCTACATGTTGGAACAAATAATCATCGAAATTCAGCAGATGAAATTTGTGAGGGTATATTAGAATTGATTGAAATAATCAGAGAAAAACTGCCCGATGTCTATGTTGTAGTTCCT ACTCTTCTCCCTAGAGGTCAATATCCGAATTTAATTAGAGACAAATTAAATAAAGTGAATGATTTACTACGTGAAAAATTATTGTGCAAACCAAAGATAGAATTCATAAGAATAGATGGTGGTTTTGTTTTACCTGATGGATCAATCAGTCATCATGATATGTATGATTATTTATTACTTACAAATTCAGGATGTCGTAAGGCTTTTAGACCAGTACATGAGTTGTTAGTTCAACTACTAAATGAGGGTGAATTGGAGAAAGATTTGAGTCCTTCTGAGTGA
- the LOC123311966 gene encoding pseudouridine-5'-phosphatase-like isoform X4, whose translation MPSLEKSFKCIKNVIFDMDGLLLDTETYYKQAISDIARSFGKVYTSEVMNKIVGTPQTETCKIAIREMNLPLDLEQFRALFIKLSYSRMHNVPLLPGAKKLVEHLHKKNIPIAVATSSGQQSFDLKTQNHKEFFKLFNHIVLGSSDPEVKKGKPAPDIFLVCASRFPNKPKPEDCLVFEDSPNGVQGAKAAGMQVVMVPDPNLDKEQTKDATLVLKSLEEFKPEAFGLASF comes from the exons ATGCCTTCTCTGGAAAAGTCATTCAAATGTATTAAAAACGTTATTTTCGACATGGATGGACTTCTTTTAG ACACAGAAACTTATTATAAACAAGCGATTAGCGACATTGCCAGGTCCTTCGGCAAAGTCTATACTTCCGAGGTAATGAACAAGATTGTGGGAACTCCTCAGACCGAAACGTGCAAGATAGCGATAAGAGAAATGAACTTACCTCTGGATCTAGAGCAGTTCAGAGCTCTTTTTATTAAATTATCCTACAGTCGCATGCACAATGTGCCTTTATTACCag GAGCTAAAAAACTAGTGGAACATTTGCACAAGAAAAATATACCTATAGCAGTGGCAACATCTTCTGGACAGCAGAGCTTCGACCTGAAAACTCAGAATCACAAGGAATTTTTCAAACTATTCAATCATATAGTTCTTGGCAGTTCTGATCCTGAAGTCAAGAAGGGAAAACCAGCTCCGGATATTTTTTTGGTGTGTGCCTCTCGTTTTCCCAACAAACCAAAACCCGAAGATTGTTTAGTTTTTGAAGATTCGCCCAATGGCGTACAGGGGGCAAAAGCTGCTGGAATGCAAGTGGTGATGGTGCCTGATCCAAATTTGGACAAAGAGCAGACCAAAGACGCTACATTAGTACTCAAGTCTTTGGAAGAATTCAAACCAGAGGCTTTTGGGTTGGCCTCCTTTTAA
- the LOC123312148 gene encoding zinc finger protein 18-like isoform X2 codes for MSTYYCRLCFVSCKPEETLLFSQHVTDIIQFCIPENIKLVNNPVLCPECYNKLEQMLNFKKKCLEVQNHFEKIIANDGICDDEGLSDFIHKEETRLIPTNLEEGSQQMDDSLSVQEGTELPLNTHVPLSGKNCNPYVILSEPPFNPIKSITIKPNTTSKCKSSKKSKIVKNTVEVRFDKNSCKTCSLSLNSLNELIHHLYTNHQKNEELYSCLICRFKSKNTSLILQHYQNFHPHCKDLNASCFFCLTDKKTFKELNNHMTKKHNTHCKWGRYFCNSCDFVSRSFINFRKHYFQSHDLICNYCLRYCGTVSNLNRHLRKHLAR; via the exons ATGTCTACTTATTATTGTAGACTATGTTTTGTGAGTTGCAAACCGGAAGAAACATTACTTTTTTCTCAACATGTAACAGATATAATACAGTTTTGTATTCCTGAG aatattAAACTGGTTAACAACCCTGTATTGTGTCCAGAATGTTATAATAAATTGGAGCAGATGCTTAACTTTAAAAAGAAATGTTTGGAAGTTCAAAATcactttgaaaaaataatagcgaATGATGGAATATGTGATGATGAAGGCTTGAGTGATTTTATCCACAAAGAAGAAACTCGATTAATACCAACTAATCTGGAAGAAGGTTCTCAGCAAATGGATGATAGTCTTTCTGTTCAAGAAGGTACTGAACTTCCATTGAATACACATGTGCCTTTGTCAGGAAAAAACTGTAATCCATATGTGATTTTATCTGAACCACCTTTCAACCCTATAAAAAGTATCACTATTAAACCTAATACCACTTCTAAGTGTAAATCCTCAAAAAAGTCCAAAATAGTTAAAAATACAGTGGAAGTACGATTTGATAAAAATTCTTGTAAAACTTGTAGCCTATCTTTGAACAGCTTAAATGAACTTATTCATCACTTATATACTAACCACCAAAAGAATGAGGAATTGTATTCGTGCTTGATATGTAGGTTCAAATCAAAAAACACATCATTAATCCTTCAacattaccagaattttcacccTCATTGTAAAGATCTGAATGCATCTTGTTTCTTTTGTTTGACTGATAAGAAGACTTTCAAGGAATTAAATAATCATATGACTAAAAAACATAATACTCATTGTAAATGGGGAAGATATTTTTGTAATTCATGTGACTTTGTCTCTAGAAGTTTTATTAATTTTAGGAAGCACTATTTTCAAAGTCATGATCTTATATGTAATTATTGTTTAAGATACTGTGGGACtgtttcaaatttgaatagACATTTGAGAAAACATTTAGCTAGGTAA
- the LOC123311966 gene encoding pseudouridine-5'-phosphatase-like isoform X3 codes for MPSLEKSFKCIKNVIFDMDGLLLDTEILYEKAYENIMNRYEMTFHKDYQMKILGCDTDTINKFFVDELGLPCTYEEFQSQKDAEMAALSPHCNFMPGAKKLVEHLHKKNIPIAVATSSGQQSFDLKTQNHKEFFKLFNHIVLGSSDPEVKKGKPAPDIFLVCASRFPNKPKPEDCLVFEDSPNGVQGAKAAGMQVVMVPDPNLDKEQTKDATLVLKSLEEFKPEAFGLASF; via the exons ATGCCTTCTCTGGAAAAGTCATTCAAATGTATTAAAAACGTTATTTTCGACATGGATGGACTTCTTTTAG ATACAGAAATTCTCTACGAGAAGGCTTACGAAAATATTATGAACCGATACGAAATGACTTTTCACAAGGACTACCAAATGAAAATTCTCGGTTGCGATACAGATACAATCAACAAATTCTTTGTGGATGAACTAGGATTACCTTGTACATACGAAGAATTTCAATCACAAAAAGATGCTGAAATGGCTGCACTTTCTCCGCATTGCAACTTCATGCCAG GAGCTAAAAAACTAGTGGAACATTTGCACAAGAAAAATATACCTATAGCAGTGGCAACATCTTCTGGACAGCAGAGCTTCGACCTGAAAACTCAGAATCACAAGGAATTTTTCAAACTATTCAATCATATAGTTCTTGGCAGTTCTGATCCTGAAGTCAAGAAGGGAAAACCAGCTCCGGATATTTTTTTGGTGTGTGCCTCTCGTTTTCCCAACAAACCAAAACCCGAAGATTGTTTAGTTTTTGAAGATTCGCCCAATGGCGTACAGGGGGCAAAAGCTGCTGGAATGCAAGTGGTGATGGTGCCTGATCCAAATTTGGACAAAGAGCAGACCAAAGACGCTACATTAGTACTCAAGTCTTTGGAAGAATTCAAACCAGAGGCTTTTGGGTTGGCCTCCTTTTAA
- the LOC123311966 gene encoding probable pseudouridine-5'-phosphatase isoform X2, which produces MPSLEKSFKCIKNVIFDMDGLLLDTEILYTKAYENILLREFKIKMPKDFKSKIMGLNTDKVNEKFIETFKLPITAEKFQEIKDKELNALLSKNEKMPGAKKLVEHLHKKNIPIAVATSSGQQSFDLKTQNHKEFFKLFNHIVLGSSDPEVKKGKPAPDIFLVCASRFPNKPKPEDCLVFEDSPNGVQGAKAAGMQVVMVPDPNLDKEQTKDATLVLKSLEEFKPEAFGLASF; this is translated from the exons ATGCCTTCTCTGGAAAAGTCATTCAAATGTATTAAAAACGTTATTTTCGACATGGATGGACTTCTTTTAG ACACAGAAATTTTATATACAAAAGCTTACGAGAACATTTTACTGAGAGAATTCAAGATCAAAATGCCGAAAGATTTCAAATCTAAAATAATGGGACTCAATACAGACAAAGTCAACGAGAaattcattgaaactttcaaacTTCCTATCACGGctgaaaagtttcaggaaatcaaAGATAAGGAACTGAACGCCCTCCTTAGCAAGAATGAGAAGATGCCAG GAGCTAAAAAACTAGTGGAACATTTGCACAAGAAAAATATACCTATAGCAGTGGCAACATCTTCTGGACAGCAGAGCTTCGACCTGAAAACTCAGAATCACAAGGAATTTTTCAAACTATTCAATCATATAGTTCTTGGCAGTTCTGATCCTGAAGTCAAGAAGGGAAAACCAGCTCCGGATATTTTTTTGGTGTGTGCCTCTCGTTTTCCCAACAAACCAAAACCCGAAGATTGTTTAGTTTTTGAAGATTCGCCCAATGGCGTACAGGGGGCAAAAGCTGCTGGAATGCAAGTGGTGATGGTGCCTGATCCAAATTTGGACAAAGAGCAGACCAAAGACGCTACATTAGTACTCAAGTCTTTGGAAGAATTCAAACCAGAGGCTTTTGGGTTGGCCTCCTTTTAA
- the LOC123312148 gene encoding zinc finger protein 18-like isoform X1, whose protein sequence is MSTYYCRLCFVSCKPEETLLFSQHVTDIIQFCIPEVNIKLVNNPVLCPECYNKLEQMLNFKKKCLEVQNHFEKIIANDGICDDEGLSDFIHKEETRLIPTNLEEGSQQMDDSLSVQEGTELPLNTHVPLSGKNCNPYVILSEPPFNPIKSITIKPNTTSKCKSSKKSKIVKNTVEVRFDKNSCKTCSLSLNSLNELIHHLYTNHQKNEELYSCLICRFKSKNTSLILQHYQNFHPHCKDLNASCFFCLTDKKTFKELNNHMTKKHNTHCKWGRYFCNSCDFVSRSFINFRKHYFQSHDLICNYCLRYCGTVSNLNRHLRKHLAR, encoded by the exons ATGTCTACTTATTATTGTAGACTATGTTTTGTGAGTTGCAAACCGGAAGAAACATTACTTTTTTCTCAACATGTAACAGATATAATACAGTTTTGTATTCCTGAGGTG aatattAAACTGGTTAACAACCCTGTATTGTGTCCAGAATGTTATAATAAATTGGAGCAGATGCTTAACTTTAAAAAGAAATGTTTGGAAGTTCAAAATcactttgaaaaaataatagcgaATGATGGAATATGTGATGATGAAGGCTTGAGTGATTTTATCCACAAAGAAGAAACTCGATTAATACCAACTAATCTGGAAGAAGGTTCTCAGCAAATGGATGATAGTCTTTCTGTTCAAGAAGGTACTGAACTTCCATTGAATACACATGTGCCTTTGTCAGGAAAAAACTGTAATCCATATGTGATTTTATCTGAACCACCTTTCAACCCTATAAAAAGTATCACTATTAAACCTAATACCACTTCTAAGTGTAAATCCTCAAAAAAGTCCAAAATAGTTAAAAATACAGTGGAAGTACGATTTGATAAAAATTCTTGTAAAACTTGTAGCCTATCTTTGAACAGCTTAAATGAACTTATTCATCACTTATATACTAACCACCAAAAGAATGAGGAATTGTATTCGTGCTTGATATGTAGGTTCAAATCAAAAAACACATCATTAATCCTTCAacattaccagaattttcacccTCATTGTAAAGATCTGAATGCATCTTGTTTCTTTTGTTTGACTGATAAGAAGACTTTCAAGGAATTAAATAATCATATGACTAAAAAACATAATACTCATTGTAAATGGGGAAGATATTTTTGTAATTCATGTGACTTTGTCTCTAGAAGTTTTATTAATTTTAGGAAGCACTATTTTCAAAGTCATGATCTTATATGTAATTATTGTTTAAGATACTGTGGGACtgtttcaaatttgaatagACATTTGAGAAAACATTTAGCTAGGTAA